From the genome of Paraburkholderia flava, one region includes:
- a CDS encoding energy transducer TonB, translated as MVLVAFTLCSCSSTPPSPGPTPLPAPSKVSAHDGTTVSSEQQSQSAAAPRLRCRVQKPGYPTSSVAAGEHGVVKVRFFVELDGTIQETEIVQSSGYARLDEAASEAMKRSSCDALATVGRSSRVSYVQSFDFGSRRP; from the coding sequence ATGGTGCTGGTTGCTTTTACGTTGTGCTCGTGTTCGTCAACACCTCCGTCGCCAGGCCCCACGCCGTTACCGGCGCCGTCTAAGGTGTCCGCGCACGATGGGACAACGGTTTCATCAGAGCAGCAATCGCAAAGTGCTGCCGCACCGCGCCTTCGTTGTCGCGTGCAAAAGCCGGGTTATCCGACGTCGTCTGTCGCGGCGGGTGAACATGGGGTCGTGAAGGTGAGGTTCTTCGTTGAACTCGATGGCACGATTCAGGAAACCGAGATCGTGCAGAGCAGTGGATATGCTCGTCTCGATGAGGCGGCGTCGGAAGCGATGAAACGTTCGTCGTGTGATGCTTTGGCGACTGTTGGAAGATCTTCCCGCGTGTCGTACGTTCAGTCGTTCGACTTTGGATCTAGAAGGCCGTGA
- a CDS encoding major capsid protein, whose protein sequence is MFKQMKEVVAVKSMTVKRAAVGVVAAAASVGAFAQTTPSTTFDTTAIVASINGVTPAIIAVGAAVLGVVAVAWGIKMVRSFIGR, encoded by the coding sequence ATGTTCAAGCAAATGAAGGAAGTGGTGGCGGTGAAGTCGATGACGGTGAAGCGTGCTGCGGTCGGTGTGGTTGCCGCTGCTGCGTCGGTGGGTGCGTTCGCGCAGACCACGCCGTCCACGACGTTCGATACGACGGCAATCGTCGCTTCGATCAACGGCGTTACGCCTGCGATCATCGCGGTGGGCGCTGCTGTGCTGGGCGTGGTCGCGGTGGCGTGGGGCATCAAGATGGTTCGTTCGTTCATCGGCCGTTAA
- a CDS encoding major capsid protein, with product MGACRRVLVLLLLSCASSWAVAQASSVSVLMCGREFQSGLVYASAAGALVICGADGDGRPLAAYVGLVPLPGSGAPDGDGVAAGVAIGGAVLGVMAVAFGIRLLRNFLNSSSEG from the coding sequence ATGGGTGCCTGTCGTCGCGTGCTGGTGTTGCTGCTGCTGTCGTGTGCGTCGTCGTGGGCGGTGGCTCAAGCGTCGTCTGTGAGTGTGTTGATGTGCGGTCGAGAGTTTCAGAGCGGGCTGGTGTACGCATCGGCTGCGGGTGCGTTGGTGATTTGCGGCGCGGATGGCGATGGCAGGCCGCTCGCCGCGTACGTGGGGTTGGTGCCGTTACCGGGGAGTGGTGCGCCTGATGGCGACGGTGTTGCCGCTGGCGTTGCGATTGGCGGTGCTGTGCTTGGTGTGATGGCGGTGGCGTTCGGTATCAGGCTGCTGCGCAATTTTCTGAATTCGTCGTCGGAGGGTTGA
- a CDS encoding virulence factor TspB C-terminal domain-related protein: MVAALLYGIVLMMPVQVARAQTAGGGNANIAQLISRIESAKIAELGFSDAEQSVIAATYNAMSGVAAEAGGVAGAAWLSVLGTVAGAAALMLTPTELGDDTLTTWQLNHDGSVTVAVKGSGGVIGGHWQYYEVWLKSEPVTVSSQYVIVDFANLADAAVAFANNENEWDDAEFNAYSSSQAPGTYPDIHVTFVGTCDDSTSNVTCDFSGHDTKGTMPDPATGAAAFATGKNGTPASLDPGGEYQAGKSMSLADAIAAIPQADLAKPVSPDVMADLVNGLWEQAAAQPGYQGIPYPATNPVTAADVAPIETATTSWPTVGGLAAPVTAPTGGGNPYAIPVGTGSPTGGTDPASSPSGTSPPDTTALCTEFPSIIACQSPGSATAPDLPSSSGSVSVTPVAVGSADGVCPAPVSVSVLGMSLSFSYQAECDFMSRARPFVLAMCGIIAALVFGAGLKS, translated from the coding sequence ATGGTCGCAGCGCTGTTGTACGGCATTGTTTTAATGATGCCTGTGCAGGTCGCGCGTGCGCAAACGGCCGGTGGTGGCAATGCCAATATCGCGCAGTTGATCAGTCGCATCGAGTCGGCCAAGATTGCCGAGCTTGGTTTCTCGGATGCGGAGCAGTCGGTGATCGCAGCGACGTATAACGCGATGTCAGGTGTTGCGGCGGAAGCGGGTGGTGTGGCGGGCGCAGCGTGGTTGAGCGTTCTTGGTACGGTTGCCGGTGCTGCCGCGTTGATGTTGACGCCGACTGAGCTTGGTGACGATACGCTGACGACGTGGCAGTTGAATCACGATGGGTCGGTGACGGTGGCGGTGAAAGGGTCCGGTGGTGTGATTGGTGGGCATTGGCAGTACTACGAAGTTTGGTTGAAAAGCGAGCCTGTGACGGTGTCCTCGCAGTACGTCATCGTGGACTTTGCGAATCTCGCGGACGCTGCTGTTGCGTTTGCGAATAATGAGAATGAGTGGGACGACGCTGAGTTCAATGCCTACTCGTCCAGTCAGGCTCCGGGTACGTATCCCGATATTCACGTGACGTTTGTGGGCACGTGTGATGATTCCACGTCGAACGTGACGTGTGATTTTTCCGGGCACGATACGAAGGGTACGATGCCCGATCCTGCGACTGGTGCCGCTGCTTTTGCGACCGGCAAGAACGGCACGCCTGCGTCGCTCGATCCGGGTGGCGAGTATCAGGCGGGTAAGTCGATGTCGCTGGCCGATGCCATTGCGGCGATTCCGCAAGCTGATCTTGCGAAGCCAGTGAGTCCGGACGTGATGGCGGACCTTGTGAACGGCCTGTGGGAACAGGCGGCGGCGCAACCCGGCTATCAGGGGATTCCGTATCCTGCGACGAACCCGGTGACTGCGGCTGACGTTGCGCCGATCGAAACGGCGACTACAAGCTGGCCTACGGTCGGTGGGCTGGCTGCGCCAGTGACTGCGCCGACCGGCGGCGGTAATCCATATGCGATTCCTGTTGGGACGGGTTCTCCTACAGGCGGCACTGATCCTGCAAGCTCGCCGTCTGGCACTTCACCGCCGGATACGACGGCGCTATGTACTGAGTTTCCGTCGATCATCGCGTGTCAGTCTCCGGGGTCGGCGACTGCGCCCGATCTGCCGTCGAGTAGCGGCTCAGTGTCGGTGACGCCTGTTGCGGTTGGTAGTGCGGATGGCGTGTGTCCAGCGCCTGTTTCCGTGTCGGTTCTCGGCATGAGCCTTTCTTTTTCGTATCAGGCTGAATGCGATTTCATGTCGCGTGCGCGTCCGTTCGTGCTGGCGATGTGCGGGATTATCGCGGCGCTGGTGTTCGGTGCGGGGCTGAAATCATGA
- a CDS encoding DUF2523 family protein: MTGLAAWLMSLAGPLLIQALVSLGVGVLTVVGFDAAFSQLVNWITTGVSGIPADMANVLAMGGVFQGVSYILGAVSARVAMIGFGAAKRFFLK, translated from the coding sequence ATGACGGGTCTCGCTGCGTGGTTGATGTCGCTCGCGGGACCGCTGCTGATTCAGGCGTTGGTGTCGCTCGGGGTCGGTGTGCTGACTGTTGTTGGATTTGACGCGGCGTTTAGTCAACTGGTGAACTGGATTACAACGGGCGTGTCCGGTATTCCTGCTGACATGGCGAATGTGCTGGCGATGGGCGGCGTTTTCCAGGGCGTGTCATACATCCTTGGTGCGGTGTCGGCGCGCGTGGCGATGATCGGGTTTGGTGCCGCGAAAAGGTTCTTTCTCAAATGA
- a CDS encoding zonular occludens toxin domain-containing protein: protein MTITLVTGVPGSGKSLFAVASARREVKAGRRLLVDGVRDLALDHEDVDETWLRKWFNHVVPLDLIIVDEAQRIWPPTSVSVKPGEDIEKLHVHRHMGVDFILITQHPQRINKTVRDLVGRHVHVRKIFGLNRAVLYEWDHCHNVGSLKDAVKTFWKYPRDVFKLYTSAELHTKPKAVLPKSLFFIPVALIVAVVGAYFFHRYLHGGFGAGSHASPGTVAGSSVGAASAAHVGGASGVASGSWRVAGRYVSGGLAFVVLANEKGVFRLVDAAGFKGDGVRTAGVVDGERVASWTGSVGGAGADMAVTLGGHK from the coding sequence ATGACCATTACGTTAGTAACCGGTGTACCGGGTAGCGGCAAGTCGCTGTTTGCGGTGGCGTCTGCGCGGCGTGAGGTGAAGGCGGGGCGTCGGCTGCTGGTGGATGGCGTGAGAGACCTTGCGCTCGATCATGAGGACGTTGACGAGACGTGGTTGCGCAAGTGGTTCAATCACGTTGTGCCGCTCGATCTGATTATCGTGGACGAAGCGCAGCGGATCTGGCCGCCAACGTCCGTTAGCGTGAAGCCCGGTGAGGATATTGAGAAACTGCACGTGCACCGGCACATGGGCGTTGATTTCATCCTGATCACGCAGCATCCGCAGCGGATCAATAAAACTGTGCGCGATCTGGTGGGCAGGCATGTTCACGTGCGCAAGATTTTCGGGTTGAACCGTGCAGTGCTTTACGAGTGGGACCATTGCCATAACGTCGGCAGTCTTAAGGATGCGGTGAAGACGTTCTGGAAATATCCGCGCGACGTGTTCAAGCTTTACACCAGCGCGGAGCTTCATACGAAGCCGAAAGCAGTTCTTCCGAAGTCGCTCTTTTTTATTCCTGTCGCGCTGATCGTTGCTGTGGTCGGCGCGTATTTTTTTCACAGGTATCTGCACGGTGGTTTCGGCGCAGGTTCGCACGCGTCGCCTGGTACTGTCGCGGGCTCGTCCGTTGGTGCTGCGTCGGCTGCGCATGTTGGCGGTGCAAGCGGTGTTGCGTCGGGGTCGTGGCGCGTGGCGGGGCGGTACGTATCGGGCGGACTTGCGTTCGTCGTCCTTGCGAACGAGAAAGGTGTGTTTCGCCTGGTCGATGCAGCGGGATTCAAGGGCGATGGGGTGCGTACTGCTGGCGTGGTGGATGGCGAGCGTGTTGCTTCATGGACGGGTTCTGTCGGGGGTGCGGGTGCGGACATGGCTGTGACGCTGGGAGGCCACAAATGA
- a CDS encoding type II secretion system protein GspD → MMRGLLSMLLVVFVANTAHAQVPTIPPLPGGPITPMAPVTPVAALPHVRNGVFDLRFVNVGQVVDLVYGDALHVPHVISSDVLQDTRVVSFQFDSSKGDLRAFVMAFLDSQGFAVTTRDGVDFIAKKPDAARAEDRVTYVYQPRHRSAAYLSSLVLPLFSRTALVPPVLSSVPPAPVASAPFGSSGVPASMPVSPPVAQAPVTTSADQFVFAGTASEVAQVKALLPELDTVAGEVVVRGWAYEVSDTDNSNSGFSIASKLLGVGLQVGEGSTAADSNAFQFGAGRLSFAISALNADSRFHEVSSPNVRCVSGQQVKLNVGQQVPTVSSVSYQGNSGTPVQSIEYQDAGVIFNVTPTVMQDVIQLNVDEEISSFVSTTTGVNGSPTKNTRSLQTVANLRDGEVVVLGGLIQDSDTVSNSRERFLPAFLGGHTTLKGRTEVVLVLQVQKI, encoded by the coding sequence ATGATGCGCGGGCTATTGTCGATGCTGCTGGTCGTGTTCGTCGCGAATACAGCGCATGCGCAGGTGCCGACGATACCGCCGTTGCCGGGTGGTCCGATTACGCCGATGGCGCCAGTCACGCCGGTTGCTGCGTTGCCTCATGTGCGGAACGGTGTGTTCGATCTACGCTTTGTGAATGTGGGGCAGGTGGTCGATCTGGTATACGGCGATGCGTTGCACGTGCCGCACGTGATTTCGTCGGACGTGTTGCAGGACACGCGGGTTGTGTCGTTTCAGTTCGATAGCAGCAAAGGCGATCTGCGTGCGTTCGTGATGGCGTTTCTCGATTCGCAAGGCTTCGCAGTCACGACGCGCGATGGTGTCGATTTCATCGCGAAGAAGCCCGATGCAGCGCGTGCAGAGGATCGCGTGACGTATGTGTATCAACCGCGGCATCGGAGTGCGGCGTATCTGTCGTCGCTGGTACTGCCTTTGTTCTCGCGAACGGCGTTGGTGCCGCCTGTGTTGTCGTCTGTTCCACCGGCTCCGGTCGCGTCTGCGCCGTTCGGATCGTCCGGCGTTCCCGCCTCGATGCCGGTATCACCTCCAGTCGCACAGGCTCCAGTCACGACGTCAGCGGATCAGTTCGTGTTTGCCGGTACAGCGAGTGAAGTCGCGCAGGTGAAGGCGCTGTTGCCGGAACTGGATACGGTCGCGGGTGAGGTCGTGGTGCGTGGGTGGGCGTACGAAGTGAGTGATACGGATAACAGTAATTCGGGGTTTAGCATCGCGTCGAAGCTGCTCGGCGTTGGGTTGCAGGTGGGCGAAGGATCGACGGCGGCGGATTCGAACGCGTTTCAGTTCGGCGCGGGCCGGTTGAGCTTCGCGATATCGGCGCTCAATGCTGACTCGCGTTTTCATGAGGTGTCGTCGCCGAACGTGCGATGTGTCTCGGGTCAACAGGTCAAGCTCAACGTCGGGCAACAGGTGCCGACCGTGTCGAGCGTGAGCTACCAGGGCAACAGTGGGACGCCGGTTCAATCAATCGAGTATCAAGATGCCGGTGTGATTTTTAACGTGACGCCGACCGTGATGCAGGACGTGATCCAGTTGAACGTCGACGAGGAGATATCGAGCTTCGTGAGTACGACGACGGGCGTGAACGGCAGTCCGACGAAGAACACACGATCACTGCAGACGGTGGCGAATCTGCGCGACGGCGAAGTGGTTGTGCTCGGCGGGCTGATACAGGATTCGGACACGGTATCGAACAGCCGTGAGCGGTTTTTACCGGCGTTCCTCGGCGGGCATACGACCTTGAAGGGGCGCACTGAGGTTGTGCTGGTGTTGCAGGTGCAGAAAATCTGA
- a CDS encoding rolling circle replication-associated protein — translation MSEHIVVDAGDPYGDGLMQYSPVDAGFVVRHRMFVDGQQEVVAFPVNQWHTLEELRARPRGLRGVREARDGENQGDVVSRSEKSLKTSVERSKRMVRLRCKAIAADRLLTFSTRANITDVKVWAKIWDTFRRRMSKLKNFQYVAVLERQKRGAWHIHVAVSGRQDWKILRAMWLVVLRDVGTDGGMYDSIKDFKKYLVRKQLSGKGRAMRHLIATYIAKYIGKDVDESTFNKKRYWTSKGIEVPEVQPWAWFGEGSNRGEVIQAAFDCADAVGADFDNAQRFWNRGIGVFWMATGNTA, via the coding sequence GTGAGTGAACACATTGTAGTCGATGCGGGCGATCCGTATGGCGACGGGTTGATGCAGTATTCGCCGGTAGACGCTGGGTTTGTTGTCCGGCATCGCATGTTCGTGGATGGTCAGCAGGAGGTCGTTGCGTTTCCGGTGAACCAGTGGCATACGCTGGAGGAGTTGCGGGCGCGTCCTCGGGGTCTTCGTGGGGTGCGTGAAGCTCGCGATGGCGAGAATCAGGGCGATGTGGTGTCGCGGTCTGAGAAGTCGCTTAAAACGTCTGTGGAACGGTCGAAGCGTATGGTGCGGCTTCGGTGCAAGGCGATAGCTGCCGATCGATTGCTGACCTTCTCCACGCGAGCAAACATCACTGATGTCAAGGTGTGGGCGAAGATTTGGGATACCTTTCGTCGTCGCATGTCGAAGCTGAAGAATTTCCAGTACGTGGCCGTGCTCGAGCGACAGAAACGCGGTGCGTGGCATATCCACGTCGCTGTGAGTGGACGGCAGGACTGGAAGATTCTGCGGGCGATGTGGCTTGTTGTGTTACGTGATGTCGGTACAGATGGCGGGATGTACGACTCAATCAAGGATTTCAAGAAGTATCTTGTGCGCAAACAGTTGTCGGGTAAGGGGCGGGCGATGCGTCATTTGATTGCGACGTACATCGCGAAGTACATCGGAAAAGACGTTGACGAATCGACGTTCAACAAAAAGCGGTACTGGACCAGCAAGGGCATCGAAGTGCCCGAAGTGCAGCCATGGGCGTGGTTCGGGGAAGGGTCGAATAGGGGTGAGGTTATACAGGCTGCGTTCGATTGCGCTGATGCGGTTGGCGCTGATTTTGATAACGCACAACGGTTCTGGAATAGGGGAATAGGCGTGTTCTGGATGGCGACCGGAAACACGGCGTGA
- a CDS encoding CHAP domain-containing protein: protein MSIWNKDAAVNHLRSHAEPVSHGWCARYVREAIAAGGVEVMQTAAARDYGPPLMSAGFYRVLSPAYPIKGDVVVIQPIPHHPYGHMAMFDGNIWISDFKQYHGFYPSQSYRDIAPPFQMYRHD from the coding sequence ATGTCTATTTGGAATAAGGATGCTGCGGTCAACCATTTGCGTTCCCACGCTGAGCCGGTAAGTCATGGTTGGTGCGCTCGATATGTTCGCGAAGCAATCGCGGCTGGTGGTGTTGAGGTGATGCAAACGGCTGCTGCACGTGATTACGGCCCACCGTTGATGTCGGCGGGTTTTTATCGAGTACTGTCACCTGCGTATCCGATTAAAGGTGATGTTGTTGTAATTCAGCCTATTCCGCATCATCCGTATGGGCATATGGCGATGTTTGACGGAAATATCTGGATTTCTGATTTCAAGCAATATCATGGATTTTATCCAAGTCAGAGTTATAGAGATATCGCGCCTCCATTTCAAATGTATCGACATGATTGA
- a CDS encoding DUF3828 domain-containing protein, with protein MRKHIGSLAKLWLTLCLVCFQTHAIAQTQNATPEAVARAFYAWFIGEGAKDHGYPLMDKRIYDYVSKDTVDLLRSDYKKNKFADRAEYFTDVQDFDEKDWLAHIAAHPAITLDDVTIVPVTLGSTQKKTVIVFLRKINGAWKITKVDDTLDYY; from the coding sequence ATGAGAAAACATATCGGGTCTTTGGCTAAGCTTTGGCTAACGTTGTGCCTTGTCTGTTTTCAGACGCACGCGATTGCGCAGACCCAGAATGCTACGCCTGAGGCCGTGGCAAGGGCGTTTTACGCTTGGTTCATAGGGGAAGGGGCGAAGGATCACGGTTATCCGTTGATGGATAAGCGGATATACGATTACGTATCGAAAGATACGGTCGATTTGCTGCGATCTGACTATAAGAAAAACAAGTTCGCTGATCGCGCCGAATATTTCACCGACGTGCAGGATTTCGATGAAAAGGACTGGCTGGCTCATATTGCCGCGCATCCGGCAATTACGCTTGATGATGTAACGATTGTTCCTGTGACACTTGGGTCTACGCAGAAGAAGACTGTTATTGTTTTTTTGAGAAAAATTAATGGGGCGTGGAAGATTACGAAAGTGGACGACACGCTGGATTATTATTGA
- a CDS encoding WD40/YVTN/BNR-like repeat-containing protein, which produces MIKILLACAALCASAAAFAQTPGSVAAWAAMPAHAWADPTHMMLLDATRAGSRIVAVGEHGVILLSDSDGRTWRQASRVPVSATLSAVSFSDARHGWAVGQWGVILATDDGGETWTRQRLDITVDQPLFSVLFTDNRNGIAVGLWSLMLSTHDGGKTWTRTTLQKPPGGGEADRNLYHVFADRQGTAFITAEQGTVLRSTDGGASWTYLETGGKGSLWAGAALPDGRIVVGGLLGDLFQSSDGGASWSALNAGVKNSITDLSAAGRDLVAVGLDGLVMRQQADTMKFAVTQRLDRAALTTALSAVDGKLILFSQDGVLGEP; this is translated from the coding sequence ATGATCAAGATTCTTCTCGCCTGCGCCGCGCTGTGCGCGAGCGCCGCGGCTTTTGCGCAGACTCCCGGAAGCGTGGCGGCGTGGGCCGCGATGCCCGCTCATGCGTGGGCCGATCCAACTCACATGATGCTGCTGGATGCAACGCGCGCGGGCTCGCGCATCGTCGCGGTGGGCGAGCACGGTGTGATCCTGCTGTCGGATAGCGACGGGCGTACCTGGCGTCAGGCCAGTCGCGTGCCGGTTTCGGCGACCCTGTCGGCCGTGAGCTTCAGCGATGCCCGTCATGGCTGGGCGGTCGGTCAGTGGGGCGTGATTCTCGCCACCGACGACGGTGGCGAAACGTGGACCCGGCAGCGTCTCGACATCACGGTCGACCAGCCCCTGTTTTCCGTCCTTTTTACCGACAACCGAAACGGCATCGCGGTGGGCCTATGGTCGCTGATGCTCTCGACCCACGACGGCGGCAAGACGTGGACGCGAACGACCTTGCAGAAGCCGCCGGGAGGCGGCGAGGCGGACCGCAATCTGTATCACGTGTTTGCCGATCGTCAGGGGACGGCTTTTATCACGGCGGAGCAGGGCACGGTGCTCCGGTCGACCGACGGTGGGGCGAGCTGGACCTATCTCGAGACGGGCGGCAAAGGCTCGCTTTGGGCGGGAGCCGCGCTGCCCGACGGCAGGATTGTCGTAGGTGGCCTACTCGGCGACCTGTTCCAGAGCAGCGACGGTGGGGCGAGCTGGTCGGCGCTGAACGCGGGCGTGAAAAACTCGATCACGGATCTGAGCGCCGCCGGCCGCGACCTGGTTGCGGTCGGCCTCGACGGTTTGGTCATGCGGCAACAGGCCGACACGATGAAGTTTGCTGTGACTCAACGCCTCGACCGGGCGGCCCTGACCACGGCCCTGAGCGCCGTGGACGGCAAACTGATTCTGTTTTCGCAGGATGGCGTGCTCGGCGAGCCCTAG
- a CDS encoding efflux RND transporter permease subunit — MLNRLLGGLEKMLFGHRVAVLAVIGVFTAVMAVFAVQLRMDAGFEKQMPIGHEYIRTFQKYRSDLLGANRITVVVRARHGSIWTREGLTRLYKVTQAVTYLPNVDRSGVRSLWTPNAFVNEITDEGFRAEPIISGTITPDQLTPGTIAGIRRSTTLGGYIGTLVSHGEDSAMITAELNEQDRNGHVLDYVAFNHLLEAQIRKPFEDASYDIQIIGFAKQIGDIADGATAVLGFCAIALVLTALAVYWYCHSIRFTVLLISCSLISLVWQFGILKLLGFGLDPLAVLVPFLVFAIGVSHGVQQVNFIVRGISHGRSSFDAARDSFSGLLIPGVLALVTAFVSFITLLRIPIPMVRELAITASLGVSFKIVTNLILLPVAASCFNFTRSYADSALQRSERRSAWLRVLARVAEPRYASITLALTVVVFALAAWQSRDRVIGTLQPGAPELRADARFNQDAGSIASNYDVGLDWLTVVIESSARACGNPAVGLYEDDFAAAMRTEPGVVSVQSYATMLRTYNQGYNEDYPKMSVVPINPETYGAVSVDVARVKGFMSSDCGMSAVHLFLSDHKASTLNRILDDVKRYRAAHPFPGVKIRLAAGNAGVLAAINEEVAHSELPMMLYVYAAILFLVFCAYRDWRAMLACCVPLSVATFTGYWFMKELQIGLTVATLPVMVLAVGIGVDYAFYIYNRLQVHLADGGNIVEAVRHAMLEVGVATIFTAITLAIGVATWSFSALKFQADMGKLLAFMFLVNLLMAMTALPALASFLERWFPRRKRARAPGLLSH; from the coding sequence GTGCTAAATCGTCTGCTTGGCGGTCTGGAGAAGATGTTGTTCGGCCATCGCGTGGCCGTGCTTGCGGTGATCGGCGTGTTCACCGCAGTCATGGCGGTTTTCGCCGTGCAGTTGCGGATGGACGCGGGCTTTGAAAAGCAGATGCCGATCGGCCATGAATACATTCGGACCTTTCAGAAGTACCGCTCCGATCTGCTCGGCGCGAATCGGATCACCGTTGTTGTGCGCGCCCGTCACGGTTCGATCTGGACCCGGGAGGGATTGACCCGTCTGTATAAGGTGACGCAGGCCGTGACGTATCTGCCGAACGTGGATCGGAGCGGGGTCCGGTCGCTCTGGACGCCTAACGCCTTCGTCAATGAAATCACCGACGAAGGATTTCGCGCGGAGCCGATCATCTCCGGGACGATCACCCCGGATCAGTTAACGCCCGGGACGATCGCAGGCATTCGCCGTTCGACGACGCTCGGCGGTTATATCGGCACGCTGGTCTCGCATGGCGAGGACAGCGCCATGATTACCGCCGAATTGAACGAGCAGGATCGCAACGGTCACGTACTCGATTACGTGGCGTTCAACCACCTGCTCGAAGCGCAAATTCGCAAGCCTTTTGAGGATGCGAGCTACGACATCCAGATCATCGGCTTCGCCAAGCAGATCGGTGATATTGCCGATGGCGCCACCGCCGTTCTCGGTTTCTGCGCGATCGCGCTGGTGCTAACCGCGCTCGCGGTCTACTGGTATTGCCATTCGATCCGCTTCACGGTCCTGCTGATTTCCTGCTCGCTGATCTCGCTGGTCTGGCAGTTCGGCATTTTGAAACTGCTGGGCTTCGGTCTCGATCCGCTCGCGGTGCTGGTGCCGTTTCTGGTGTTCGCCATCGGGGTGTCGCACGGCGTGCAGCAGGTCAATTTCATCGTGCGCGGCATTTCGCATGGACGCAGTTCGTTCGACGCAGCACGCGACAGTTTCAGTGGTCTGCTGATTCCCGGTGTGCTGGCTCTGGTCACGGCCTTCGTTTCATTCATCACGCTGCTGCGGATTCCCATTCCGATGGTGCGCGAGCTGGCCATCACCGCGTCGCTGGGCGTCAGCTTCAAGATCGTGACGAATCTGATCCTGCTGCCTGTCGCCGCTTCCTGTTTTAATTTCACCAGATCCTATGCGGACAGCGCGCTCCAACGCAGCGAGCGACGTTCGGCGTGGCTACGCGTGCTGGCGAGAGTTGCCGAGCCAAGATACGCCAGCATCACGCTCGCATTGACCGTGGTGGTTTTCGCGCTCGCCGCATGGCAAAGCCGCGACCGCGTGATCGGCACGCTGCAGCCTGGCGCGCCCGAACTGCGCGCGGATGCACGCTTCAACCAGGATGCAGGTTCGATCGCGAGCAACTACGACGTGGGCCTCGACTGGCTCACAGTGGTGATCGAGTCGAGTGCCAGGGCGTGCGGCAACCCGGCGGTCGGCTTGTATGAAGACGATTTCGCTGCGGCCATGCGAACCGAGCCCGGCGTGGTCTCGGTGCAGTCGTATGCGACCATGCTACGCACCTACAACCAAGGCTACAACGAAGACTATCCGAAGATGAGCGTCGTGCCGATCAACCCGGAAACCTACGGCGCGGTATCGGTCGACGTTGCGCGCGTGAAGGGCTTCATGAGCAGCGACTGCGGCATGAGCGCGGTCCATCTGTTCCTGAGCGACCATAAGGCCAGCACCCTCAACCGGATTCTGGACGACGTCAAGCGGTATCGCGCGGCGCATCCTTTCCCAGGCGTCAAGATCCGTCTCGCGGCGGGCAATGCGGGCGTGCTCGCCGCCATCAATGAAGAAGTGGCGCACAGCGAACTGCCGATGATGCTGTACGTCTACGCGGCGATTCTGTTTCTCGTGTTCTGCGCGTATCGCGATTGGCGAGCCATGCTGGCGTGCTGTGTGCCGCTGTCGGTCGCTACGTTTACCGGATACTGGTTCATGAAGGAACTGCAGATCGGCCTGACGGTTGCCACGCTACCGGTGATGGTGCTGGCCGTGGGGATCGGCGTCGATTACGCGTTTTACATCTACAACAGACTGCAGGTACATCTGGCGGATGGCGGGAACATCGTCGAGGCGGTCCGGCACGCGATGCTCGAAGTGGGCGTCGCCACGATCTTCACGGCGATCACGCTGGCGATCGGCGTGGCGACGTGGAGCTTCTCGGCACTGAAGTTCCAGGCCGACATGGGCAAGCTGCTCGCCTTCATGTTCCTCGTCAATCTTCTGATGGCCATGACCGCGTTGCCCGCCCTGGCATCGTTCCTCGAGCGGTGGTTTCCGCGCCGTAAGCGGGCCCGCGCGCCTGGCCTCCTGAGCCACTGA